The Clarias gariepinus isolate MV-2021 ecotype Netherlands chromosome 7, CGAR_prim_01v2, whole genome shotgun sequence genome includes a window with the following:
- the dmxl2 gene encoding dmX-like protein 2 isoform X1: protein MHLHQVLTGAVNPGDCCYSVGSVSDVPFTAYGSGCDIVILASDFECVQIIPGAQHGNIQVGCVECSHQLGRIAASYGNTVCIFEPTSTNQNKRHKQLNYQWQKTGQFLLNAMTYNLAWDPQGKRILAATEWLQLWAPPAADVLLEEDEDEKSHPVLNDWKCVWQCKTASAVRVIKWSPDGEYFATVGKDDCLLKVWYSTLGWRSVMVDVCEKKSSSLHFSFIYLAHPRTVTGFSWRKTSKYMAKGSVCNVLLTSCVDGICRLWSETLLPEDSLLGGQITENSSSTSSLQHSGQKDKIQHALESIHHLKQLRRGRRRSSALVTHTELLPSQLNSHELHRHITHHGNALCHFHISASINPNTDIPAALAGSGLFSSGDSNGGFVVHWLNNKDLSFTSSMDVFMQHLRKFSEQNLEHTAEDNKQDTNAKFDFDLDEMSDKASEHEEGDQDGSTKASSPGSSSSVPPPSVLLERKMESLTLEWNRSPDMLFTIHPLDGSFLVWHIKYLDEYIPGIFRQVQVAFSSRIPVAFPTGDANSLSKNIMMYACTSPERDPEVPVLEQDRKSSSLGAVIGPAVMMVSKHVDGSLNQWAVTFAEKSAFSNVLTVSHKFRYCGHRFHLNDLACHTVLPLLLTSSHHNAVLTPPPGQDDQRCAPSRPPRPSRGLAPKEMGGNAATRTFHDPNAIYSELILWRVDHIGPLSCTGGVSEIARINSLHTAAFSNVAWLPTLIPSSVLGTYCNSASACFVASDGKNLRLYQAVVDARKLLDELSDPETSKLVGEVFNIVSQQSTARPGCIIELDVITNQCGSSTQLLHVFQEDFILGYKPHDDITDVNTADFPSADEFLPPPFSEKFFLVVIEKDENRNSVLQMWHLHLKSVHACVDDPPQAQPFQNQLMVPNMLVNFDSSPESTPGQSPLPRSSSSANLQSASRLILSSTLVYSHRLELPLGVEVIRATPSAGHLSSSSIYPVCLAPYLIVTACSDGRVRFWRCSVDSEDCPSYRWEPWCLLNEEEDNNSALTVSGRPVAVSCSYTGRLAVAFKQLVSLEPSSSSKDFSMHVSIFECESTGGSEWVLEQTIHLDDFGKPVSALDPRISVDSNLVVYSKSDLFVRKQNPNIKHFVHLDWLSKEDGSHILTVGVGSLILMYGRISGIVSEQTGGKDGVAVVTLPLGGSVKQGVRSRWVLLRSVDLVSSVDGTPSLPVSLSWVRDGILVIGMDCEMHVYAQWYQDKKPGDSEENDDTFMAKKGAIEMTDDVIRVPAVIQDGGLFEAAHSLSPTLPQYHPTQLLELMDLGKVRRAKAILSHLVKCIAGEVAVVRDAVAGEGGARRHLSRTISVTGSTGKDTIVAGRDGGRDYTEINSIPPLPLYALLSADLDTSYRNKLADDVKCPERETQKTSEDQYAELFHDTAVNTDDFASFAYSDKAEKKTRVIDLSQYGPTCFGPEHAQVLSSHLMHSSLPGLTRLEQMFLVALADTVATTSAEVGGATNKQYRGGEALDECGLRYLLAMRLHTCLLTSLPPLYRMQLLHQGVSTCHFAWAFHSEAEEEMLNMIPAMQRGDPQWSELRAVGVGWWIRNINTLRRMVEKVAKAAFQRNNDPLDAALFYLAMKKKAVLWGLFRSQHDEKMTQFFSHNFSEDRWRKAALKNAFSLLGKQRFEQSAAFFLLAGSLKDAIEVCLEKMEDIQLAMIVARLYESDFESSSTCQGVLYEKVLGCRRDGTGFSCVRMHPDPFLRSIAFWIMKDYTRSLDTLLEQTPKEDDENPEVMVKSCNPMVFSFYNYLRTHPLIVRRHFASPDGSERNSGPDQINLIERKLFFTTANAHFKVGCPVLALEVLSKIPKVTKKSSSLSNGASTANVGDAQNPARASDLDWSQPLVKSEDDELKLDWGDDDEDEDEDDEEEDKKGLMMKEELKKDVEEEEGEVEKTASEWKVDVIAEQLKFRACLKILMTELRTLATGYEVDGGKLRFQLYSWLEKEIEAMHRICNYKVDSQGSVGELEKWSGSVSVEMDEYERSGETDVYERHLQDRRRLQAKQLHSERRKAWLRKNEALLRVFLTYCSLHGAKGGGVTSVRMELLFLLQESQQETTVKQLQSPLPLATTLPLLSASIAPTKTVMANPVMHLNNHILDILYTIVQTEAPPHPDTPDDRVNSLHTLAASLSACIYQALCDSHSYSSQSEANQFTGMVYQGLLLSGRRRLRTESIEEQATPTSTPAHWPGVASLISLLASSQGEDQPRLNVMLCEAVVAVYLSLLLHGLGTHSTNELFRLAAHPLNARMWAAVFGGGAKIIIKPKRPPEIAPATFTVESSQESGDTPSLTVTPTSHNTQSGYHGDGTVETDAQPESLAPPPTPPSEEVDRQRRRFNMRMLVPGRPVKETQVTPPPIPTERPAYKEKFIPPELSMWDYFVAKPFLPLSDSGALYDSDESGEEDEEEEDDAFLSDTQMTEHSDPNSYSWCLIRLVMVKLALHNVKNFLPITGLDFTDLPVSSPLCNSVLKSMESWEQQLQEKMDRFDGPPPNYINTFPADASLGGGPAALRLKAMLEPDNTPFNQSDHTNQDAQKDEGNVSLPFFLSLPLPLSLSLPLCFSLHRAKHRLSFPARRLWHFLVKQEVLQETLIRYIFTKKRKQSECLENHVDFHTHNCVAGSHKNNKVEADLGYPGGKAKIIHKESDIIMAFAINKAKPSEIVLASTHDVQEVDVSSLLAAQSYTWIGDDFDKESRSSEDDYRSSHTNIAQSSSAPFAPPPMPVSASMPWLGSGQTSMGASVLVKRNLNNVKRMTSHPIYQYYMTGAQDGSVRMFEWNRPQQLICFRQAGNARVTRLYFNSQGNKCGVADGEGFLSLWQVNQTSSNPKPYLSWQCHSKVCGDFSFITSSSLIATAGHSTDGRNVCLWDTLISPSNTMVHAFPCHENGATVLQYAPKQQLIISGGRKGFVCIFDLRQRQLLHTFQAHDSAIKALALDASEDFFITGSAEGNMKVWKLSGHGLMHSFSTEHAKQSIFRNIGAGVMQIETRPVNRIFTCGADGTLKMRVLPDRYHAPSSIFDIL from the exons atgcatctCCACCAGGTGCTGACGGGGGCGGTGAACCCGGGTGACTGCTGCTACTCGGTGGGGAGCGTCAGTGACGTCCCGTTCACG gcgTATGGTTCTGGGTGTGACATCGTGATCTTGGCCAGTGATTTCGAGTGTGTACAGATTATCCCCGGAGCTCAGCATGGGAACATCCAGGTGGGGTGTGTGGAGTGTTCACACCAACTGGGACGG ATCGCTGCATCGTACGGAAACACAGTGTGTATCTTCGAACCGACGTCCACCAACCAGAACAAGAGACACAAA CAACTGAACTACCAGTGGCAGAAAACTGGACAGTTTCTACTGAACGCCATGACGTACAACCTGGCCTGGGACccacaag gtaagcGCATCCTGGCGGCGACGGAGTGGCTGCAGCTTTGGGCTCCACCCGCCGCGGACGTGCTGCTGGAGGAAGACGAAGATGAGAAGTCACACCCCGTCCTCAACGACTGGAAGTGTGTGTGGCAGTGCAA gACTGCTTCGGCTGTGCGTGTAATTAAATGGTCTCCTGATGGGGAATACTTCGCCACTGTGGGAAAG gaCGACTGCCTGTTGAAGGTGTGGTACTCCACCCTGGGCTGGAGGTCTGTGATGGTGGACGTGTGTGAGAAGAAGTCCAGCTCTCTCCACTTCTCCTTCATCTACCTGGCTCATCCCAGAACCGTCACAGGGTTCTCCTGGAGGAAGACCAGCAAATACATGGccaa gggcTCGGTGTGTAACGTGTTGCTAACGTCGTGTGTGGACGGGATCTGTCGTCTGTGGAGTGAGACGCTGCTGCCTGAGGACAGTTTACTGGGGGGACAAATCACTGAGAACAGCAGCTCCACATCATCACTACAGCACAGCGGGCAGAAAGATAAAATACAACACGCACtggag tcGATCCACCACCTGAAGCAGCTCAGACGTGGTCGCAGGAGATCCTCAGCTCTGGTCACACACACCGAACTCCTGCCCAGCCAACTGAACTCACACGAGCTGCACCGACACATCACACACCACGGCAACGCCCTGTGTCACTTCCACATCTCCGCCAGTATCAACCccaatacag atatCCCGGCGGCTCTGGCCGGGTCCGGTCTCTTCTCCTCAGGAGACAGTAATGGAGGTTTCGTGGTTCACTGGCTGAATAATAAAGACCTGAGCTTCACCTCCTCCATGGACGTCTTCATGCAGCACCTGAGGAAGTTCTCCGAGCAGAACCTCGAGCACACCGCTGAGGACAACAAGCAGGACACCAACGCCAAGTTCGACtttg ATCTGGACGAGATGTCGGACAAGGCGTCGGAGCACGAGGAAGGCGATCAGGACGGCAGCACGAAGGCGTCGTCCCCCGGCTCCAGCTCCAGTGTCCCTCCTCCCTCCGTCCTCCTGGAGCGTAAGATGGAGTCTCTGACTCTGGAGTGGAACCGCAGCCCAGACATGCTCTTCACCATCCACCCTCTCGACGGCTCCTTCCTCGTCTGGCACATCAAGTACCTGGACGAGTACATCCCCGGAATCTTCCGCCAGGTCCAG GTGGCGTTCTCCTCGCGGATCCCCGTCGCCTTCCCCACCGGCGACGCCAACTCTCTGAGTAAGAACATCATGATGTACGCCTGCACGTCCCCCGAGCGGGACCCCGAGGTCCCCGTGCTGGAGCAGGACAGGAAGTCCTCGTCCCTGGGCGCGGTGATCGGCCCGGCCGTCATGATGGTGTCGAAGCACGTGGACGGCTCTCTGAACCAGTGGGCAGTGACCTTCGCCGAGAAATCCGCCTTCTCCAACGTTCTCACCGTCTCGCACAAGTTCCGTTACTGCGGACACCGCTTCCACCTCAACGACCTCGCCTGCCACACCGTCCTGCCCCTGCTCCTGACCTCCTCGCATCACAACGCCGTTCTGACTCCGCCCCCGGGGCAGGACGACCAGCGCTGCGCCCCATCTCGCCCCCCGCGTCCGTCCAGAGGCCTCGCTCCGAAGGAGATGGGCGGCAACGCGGCGACTCGCACCTTCCACGACCCCAACGCCATCTACAGCGAGCTGATCTTGTGGCGCGTCGACCACATCGGGCCTCTCTCCTGTACGGGGGGCGTGTCCGAAATCGCACGCATCAACTCCCTGCACACTGCCGCCTTCTCCAACGTCGCCTGGCTGCCCACGCTCATCCCCAGCTCTGTACTCG gAACGTACTGTAACTCTGCAAGCGCATGTTTTGTGGCGTCGGATGGAAAAAACCTGCGTCTCTATCAAGCTGTCGTGGACGCCCGGAAACTTCTGGACGAGCTGTCTGACCCAGAGACCtcg aaatTAGTAGGTGAGGTCTTTAACATTGTGAGTCAGCAGTCCACGGCTCGGCCCGGCTGCATCATCGAGCTAGATGTTATCACTAAccag TGTGGCTCGAGCACGCAGCTGCTCCACGTCTTTCAGGAGGATTTCATCTTAGGATACAAACCTCACGATGACATCACCGACGTAAACACTGCGGACTTCCCATCAGCTGATG AGTTTCTTCCGCCTCCGTTTTCCGAGAAGTTCTTCTTGGTCGTGATCGAGAAAGACGAGAACAGAAACTCTGTACTGCAGATGTGGCACCTTCATCTGAagtctgtgcacgcgtgtgtgg ACGACCCCCCACAGGCTCAACCCTTCCAGAACCAGCTGATGGTTCCGAACATGTTGGTTAACTTCGACTCGTCTCCCGAGTCGACTCCGGGTCAGAGCCCTCTTCCTCGCTCGTCTTCCTCGGCTAACCTGCAGTCAGCCAGCAGGCTCATCCTCAGCTCCACCCTCGTCTACAGCCACAGACTGGAGCTCCCCCTGGGGGTGGAGGTGATCCGCGCAACACCGTCCGCAG GTCACTTAAGCTCCTCCTCCATTTACCCGGTGTGTCTGGCTCCCTATCTGATCGTGACGGCGTGTTCAGACGGACGCGTTAGGTTTTGGAGATGCTCCGTCGATTCAGAAGACTGTCCCTCGTACCGCTGGGAGCCGTGGTGCCTCCTGAACGAGGAGGAGGACAACAACAGCGCCCTGACCGTTTCGGGTCGCCCCGTCGCCGTCAGCTGCTCCTACACCGGACGGCTCGCTGTCGCCTTCAAACAGTTGGTCTCCCTCGAGCCCAGCTCGAGCTCTAAAGACTTCTCCATGCACGTCTCCATCTTCGAGTGCGAATCCACAGGGGGGTCCGAGTGGGTCCTGGAGCAGACGATCCATCTGGATGACTTCGGGAAACCCGTCAGTGCTCTGGATCCCAGAATCAGCGTGGACAGCAACCTGGTGGTTTACAGCAAGTCAGATCTTTTTGTTAGAAAGCAGAACCCCAACATCAAACACTTCGTGCACCTGGATTGGCTCTCGAAAGAAGACGGATCGCACATCCTCACCGTCGGAGTCGGGTCCCTCATCCTGATGTACGGACGGATCTCCGGCATCGTGTCGGAACAAACCGGAGGAAAGGATGGCGTGGCTGTGGTCACCCTGCCTCTAGGGGGCAGCGTTAAACAAGGTGTCCGCTCCCGCTGGGTTCTGCTGCGCTCCGTCGATCTGGTTTCCTCCGTGGACGGGACGCCGTCTCTTCCCGTCTCCCTGTCCTGGGTCCGAGACGGAATCCTGGTGATCGGGATGGACTGCGAGATGCACGTCTATGCTCAGTGGTACCAGGATAAGAAGCCCGGCGACTCTGAGGAAAATGACGACACTTTCATGGCGAAAAAAGGCGCCATCGAGATGACGGACGACGTGATCAGAGTTCCCGCCGTCATACAAGACGGCGGACTTTTCGAAGCGGCGCATTCGCTGTCCCCGACGCTGCCTCAGTACCACCCCACCCAGCTGTTAGAGCTGATGGACTTGGGGAAGGTGAGACGTGCGAAGGCCATCCTGTCCCACCTGGTCAAGTGCATCGCCGGTGAGGTCGCCGTGGTCAGGGACGCCGTGGCGGGAGAGGGCGGAGCCAGACGACACCTTTCTCGTACCATCAGCGTCACGGGAAGCACCGGCAAGGACACGATCGTCGCTGGAAGAGACGGCGGCCGCGATTACACGGAGATCAACTCCATCCCCCCTCTCCCGCTGTACGCGCTGCTCTCGGCCGACCTCGACACGTCTTACAGAAACAAACTGGCCGATGACGTGAAATGTCCGGAGCGCGAGACGCAGAAGACCTCGGAGGATCAGTACGCCGAGCTCTTCCATGACACCGCGGTGAACACCGACGACTTCGCGAGCTTCGCCTATTCGGACAAGGCAGAGAAGAAGACCCGAGTGATCGACCTGTCTCAGTACGGCCCTACCTGCTTCGGACCCGAACACGCCCAGGTGCTGTCCTCTCACCTGATGCACTCCAGCCTTCCCGGACTCACACGCCTCGAGCAGATGTTCCTGGTGGCGCTCGCTGATACCGTGGCAACGACCAGCGCTGAGGTGGGCGGAGCCACTAATAAACAGTACAGAG GTGGTGAGGCTCTGGACGAGTGTGGTCTGAGGTACCTGCTGGCGATGCGTTTACACACCTGTCTGCTTACATCACTTCCTCCTCTGTACCGCATGCAGCTGCTGCACCAAG gcgtcTCGACGTGTCACTTTGCCTGGGCGTTTCACTCTGAGGCCGAGGAGGAGATGCTGAACATGATCCCGGCCATGCAGAGAGGAGACCCGCAGTGGTCCGAGCTCCGGGCCGTGGGTGTGGGCTGGTGGATCAGGAACATCAACACACTCAGACGCATGGTGGAGAag GTGGCCAAAGCAGCGTTTCAGAGGAATAACGATCCCCTGGATGCTGCACTTTTCTACCTGGCCATGAAGAAGAAAGCTGTGCTGTGGGGTCTCTTCAG gtctCAGCATGATGAGAAGATGACTCAGTTTTTCAGCCATAACTTCAGTGAGGATCGCTGGAGGAAGGCGGCGCTGAAGAACGCGTTCTCTCTGCTGGGGAAGCAGCGCTTTGAGCAATCAGCGGCCTTCTTCCTGCTCGCCGGGTCACTCAAAGACGCCATCGAa gtgtgtttgGAGAAGATGGAGGACATCCAGCTGGCGATGATCGTGGCCCGTCTGTACGAGTCCGACTTCGAGAGCTCGTCCACGTGTCAGGGCGTCCTGTACGAGAAGGTTCTGGGCTGCAGGCGGGACGGAACCGGGTTCTCCTGCGTCAGGATGCACCCGGACCCGTTCCTCAGGAGCATCGCCTTCTGGATCATGAAGGACTACACGCGCTCGCTGGACACACTGCTGGAGCAGACGCCCAAAGAGGACGACGAGAACCCGG agGTGATGGTGAAGTCGTGTAATCCGATGGTGTTCAGTTTCTATAACTACCTGCGGACGCACCCTCTGATCGTACGCAGGCACTTCGCGTCTCCCGACGGCTCCGAGCGCAACAGCGGCCCCGACCAGATCAACCTGATCGAGCGCAAGCTCTTCTTCACCACCGCCAACGCGCACTTCAAAGTGGGCTGTCCCGTCCTGGCGCTCGAGGTGCTGTCCAAAATACCCAAAGTCACCAAGAAGTCCTCGTCTCTCAGTAACGGAGCGTCCACCGCTAACGTCGGCGACGCCCAGAACCCCGCCCGCGCATCTGACCTGGACTGGAGTCAACCGCTGGTGAAGAGCGAGGACGACGAGCTAAAGCTGGACTGGGGAGACGATGATGAGGACGAGGACGAGGACGATGAAGAAGAGGATAAGAAGGGGCTGATGATGAAGGAGGAGCTAAAGAAGGacgtggaggaggaggagggggaggtggAGAAGACAGCGAGCGAGTGGAAGGTGGACGTGATCGCGGAGCAGTTGAAGTTCCGCGCGTGTCTGAAGATCCTGATGACGGAGCTGCGGACGCTCGCCACCGGGTACGAGGTGGACGGAGGGAAACTGCGCTTCCAGCTCTACAGCTGGCTGGAGAAGGAGATCGAGGCCATGCACCGCATCTGTAACTACAAG GTGGACAGTCAGGGTTCGGTGGGAGAGCTGGAGAAATGGAGCGGCAGCGTGTCGGTCGAAATGGACGAGTACGAGCGGAGCGGCGAGACGGACGTGTACGAGCGCCACCTGCAGGACAGACGCAGACTGCAGGCCAAACAGCTGCACTCAGAGAGACGTAAAGCCTGGCTGAGGAAGAACGAGGCGCTGCTCAGAGTCTTCCTCACTTACTGCAGCCTGCACGGGGCCAAAGGGGGCGGAGTCACGTCAGTACGCATGGAGCTGCTCTTCCTGCTGCAGGAGTCGCaacag GAGACGACAGTGAAGCAGTTACAGTCCCCGTTGCCGTTGGCAACAACGTTGCCGCTTCTCTCAGCTAGCATCGCTCCAACTAAAACCGTCATGGCTAATCCCGTCATGCACCTGAACAACCACATCCTGGACATCCTGTACACTATAGTACAGACTGAGGCTCCGCCCCATCCTGACACACCTGATGATCGA GTGAACTCACTGCACACTTTGGCTGcttctctgtctgcctgcattTACCAGGCACTGTGTGACAGCCACAGCTACAG CAGTCAGTCCGAGGCGAACCAGTTCACAGGGATGGTGTACCAGGGGCTGCTGCTCAGCGGGAGGCGGAGACTCAGGACAGAGAGTATAGAAgaacaggccacgcccacctccACTCCTGCACACTggccag gCGTGGCGTCTCTGATCAGTCTGTTAGCGAGCTCCCAGGGCGAGGACCAGCCGCGTCTGAACGTGATGCTGTGTGAGGCCGTGGTGGCCGTGTATCTCAGCCTGCTGCTGCACGGACTCGGCACACACTCCACCAACGAGCTGTTCCGCCTCGCCGCCCACCCGCTCAACGCACGCATGTGGGCCGCCGTCTTCGGGGGCGGAGCCAAGATCATCATCAAGCCCAAGCGACCTCCCGAGATCGCGCCAG ctacATTCACAGTAGAAAGCTCTCAGGAATCAGGCGACACCCCCTCCCTCACCGTCACACCCACATCCCATAATACCCAGTCTGGTTACCATGGTGACGGCACTGTGGAAACGGACGCGCAGCCGGAGAGTT TAGCCCCGCCCCCGACTCCTCCCTCTGAGGAAGTGGACCGTCAGCGCCGGAGGTTTAACATGCGCATGCTGGTTCCGGGTCGGCCCGTTAAAGAGACCCAGGTCACGCCCCCTCCGATCCCCACCGAGCGCCCCGCCTACAAGGAGAAGTTCATCCCCCCGGAACTCAGCATGTGGGATTACTTCGTGGCAAAA ccCTTCCTGCCTCTATCAGACAGTGGAGCTCTGTATGACTCTGATGAGAGCGGTGAGgaagatgaggaagaggaggacgaTGCTTTTCTGTCTGATACACAGATGACCGAGCACAGCGACCCGAACTCATacag ttgGTGTCTGATCCGCTTGGTGATGGTTAAACTCGCTCTACACAATGTAAAGAACTTTCTCCCAATCACAGGGCTTGACTttacag ACCTGCCTGTCTCGTCCCCACTGTGTAACTCGGTCTTGAAGTCGATGGAGAGCTGGGAGCAGCAGCTGCAGGAGAAGATGGACAGATTTGACGGTCCTCCTCCAAACTACATCAACACCTTCCCTGCGGACGCCAGTTTGGGCGGAGGTCCCGCCGCGCTGCGCCTCAAAGCCATGCTGGAGCCCGACAACACGCCCTtcaa ccaatcagatcacACCAATCAGGATGCTCAGAAGGATGAAGGGAATGTTTCTCTCcccttctttctgtctctccccctccccctgtctctctctctcccgctctgtttctctctccatAGGGCCAAGCACCGCCTCTCCTTCCCCGCCCGCCGGCTCTGGCACTTCCTGGTGAAACAGGAAGTCCTCCAGGAGACTCTGATTCGCTACATCTTCACCAAGAAAAGGAAGCAGAGTGAG TGTTTAGAGAACCATGtggactttcacacacacaactgtgtAGCAGGatcacacaaaaacaacaag gtggaggCTGATCTCGGGTACCCCGGAGGCAAAGCTAAAATTATTCACAAGGAATCGGACATCATCATGGCGTTCGCTATCAATAAG gctaaACCTAGCGAGATTGTCCTGGCCTCGACTCACGATGTTCAGGAAGTGGACGTTTCCTCTCTGCTGGCTGCGCAGTCGTACACCTGGATCGGGGACGACTTCGACAAGGAGTcacgcag TTCTGAAGACGACTATCGTTCCTCCCACACCAACATCGCACAGTCAAGCTCCGCCCCCTTCGCCCCTCCACCGATGCCTGTCTCCGCCTCCATGCCGTGGCTCGGCAGCGGACAGACTAGCATGGGCGCTAGCGTG cttGTGAAGAGGAACCTAAACAATGTGAAGAGAATGACGTCACATCCCATTTACCAGTACT atatgaCCGGAGCTCAGGATGGCAGTGTGAGGATGTTTGAATGGAATCGCCCTCAGCAGCTCATCTGCTTCCGACAGGCAGGAAACGCCCGGGTCACACGGCTCTATTTCAACTCGCAGGGCAATaag